From Streptomyces yatensis, one genomic window encodes:
- the narJ gene encoding nitrate reductase molybdenum cofactor assembly chaperone, with product MNAATPAAHQAAALLLGYPGPDWPARHALVRECLTELATPAAAPLLRFCAAVDGVPVLDLASAYVRTFDRSRRRTLHLTYYTDGDTRRRGGTLAALKAHYRAHGWAPPEDELPDHLPLLLEFAARCPAPGKRLLCDHRAALELLRMALTDHGSPYADVLRAVCETLPGPSPADRAAALALVRGGPPTETVGLAPFAAAIPAATPLAEGTGR from the coding sequence GTGAACGCGGCCACTCCCGCGGCGCACCAAGCCGCCGCCCTCCTCCTCGGCTACCCCGGACCCGACTGGCCCGCCCGCCACGCCCTGGTACGCGAGTGCCTCACCGAACTCGCCACCCCCGCCGCGGCGCCCCTGCTGCGATTCTGCGCCGCCGTCGACGGCGTCCCGGTGCTCGACCTGGCCTCCGCCTATGTCCGCACCTTCGACCGCAGCCGCCGCCGGACCCTGCACCTCACCTACTACACCGACGGCGACACCCGCCGCCGCGGGGGCACCCTCGCCGCCCTCAAAGCCCACTACCGCGCCCACGGATGGGCGCCCCCCGAGGACGAACTCCCCGACCACCTGCCGCTGCTGCTGGAGTTCGCCGCCCGCTGCCCGGCCCCGGGCAAACGGCTGCTGTGCGACCACCGCGCCGCCCTGGAACTGCTGCGGATGGCCCTCACCGACCACGGCAGTCCGTACGCCGACGTGCTGCGCGCCGTCTGCGAAACCCTGCCCGGACCCTCGCCCGCCGACCGTGCCGCGGCCCTGGCGCTCGTCCGCGGTGGACCGCCCACCGAAACCGTGGGCCTGGCCCCTTTCGCCGCGGCCATCCCCGCGGCCACCCCCCTCGCCGAAGGAACCGGCCGATGA
- the narH gene encoding nitrate reductase subunit beta has protein sequence MPRQRPRSPRVMAQIAMVMNLDKCIGCHTCSVTCKQTWTNRSGTEYVWFNNVETRPGRGYPRGYEDQDTWKGGWHLKGGRLVPRTGGRARRLARLFANPELPRLDDYYQPWTYDYDTLTTAPLGDDVPTAPPRSLIDGRPTSVTWGPNWDDDLGGGPEHIAGDPVLAKMSEKVRLEYEQAFMFYLPRICEHCLNPSCVAVCPSGAMYKRIEDGIVLVDQDRCRGWRMCVSGCPYKKVYFNHRSGKAEKCTLCYPRIEAGEPTVCSETCVGRLRYLGVMLYDPDKVGEAAAIPDEKDLYQAQLGCFLDPEDPAVARAAADCGIPNDWIEAARRSPVHALITRYRVALPLHPEYRTMPMVWYVPPLSPMVDALTATGHDGEDPVNLFGAIDSLRIPLGYLAELFTAGDPEPVEAALCRLAAMRSHLRRINLGEERDPAIAAAVGLDQDGIEAMYRLLALAKYEERYVIPTSYTAGPGGDTPMDSCSLDGDGLPGMMPYDDTDAFHAPPAPQPAGTASGLAGRVNLLGWNGRGRPAGLFPRRKGDTR, from the coding sequence ATGCCGCGCCAACGGCCGCGCAGCCCCCGGGTGATGGCCCAGATCGCCATGGTCATGAACCTCGACAAGTGCATCGGCTGCCACACCTGCTCGGTCACCTGCAAACAGACCTGGACCAACCGCTCGGGCACCGAATACGTCTGGTTCAACAACGTGGAAACCCGCCCCGGCCGGGGCTACCCCCGCGGTTACGAGGACCAGGACACCTGGAAGGGCGGCTGGCACCTCAAAGGCGGCAGGCTGGTGCCCCGCACCGGCGGCCGCGCCCGCCGCCTCGCCCGGCTGTTCGCCAACCCCGAACTGCCCCGGCTGGACGACTACTACCAGCCCTGGACGTACGACTACGACACCCTCACCACCGCCCCGCTCGGCGACGACGTGCCCACCGCCCCGCCCCGCTCCCTCATCGACGGCCGCCCCACCTCCGTCACCTGGGGCCCCAACTGGGACGATGACCTCGGCGGCGGCCCCGAGCACATCGCCGGCGACCCGGTCCTGGCCAAGATGAGCGAAAAGGTCCGGCTGGAGTACGAACAAGCCTTCATGTTCTACCTGCCGCGCATCTGCGAGCATTGCCTCAACCCCTCCTGCGTCGCCGTCTGCCCCTCCGGCGCGATGTACAAGCGGATCGAGGACGGCATCGTCCTGGTCGACCAGGACCGCTGCCGCGGCTGGCGCATGTGCGTCAGTGGCTGCCCCTACAAGAAGGTCTACTTCAACCACCGCAGCGGCAAGGCCGAGAAGTGCACCCTGTGCTATCCGCGCATCGAGGCCGGGGAACCCACCGTGTGCTCCGAGACCTGCGTGGGACGGCTGCGCTACCTCGGCGTCATGCTCTACGACCCCGACAAGGTCGGCGAGGCCGCCGCCATCCCCGACGAGAAGGACCTCTACCAGGCCCAGCTCGGCTGCTTCCTCGACCCCGAGGACCCCGCCGTGGCCCGCGCCGCCGCCGACTGCGGCATCCCGAACGACTGGATCGAAGCCGCCCGGCGCTCCCCGGTGCACGCCCTCATCACCCGGTACCGGGTGGCGCTGCCGCTGCACCCCGAATACCGCACCATGCCCATGGTCTGGTACGTCCCCCCGCTCTCTCCGATGGTGGACGCGCTCACCGCCACCGGCCACGACGGCGAGGACCCCGTCAACCTCTTCGGCGCCATCGACAGCCTGCGCATCCCCCTGGGCTACCTCGCCGAACTCTTCACCGCCGGGGACCCGGAACCGGTCGAGGCCGCCTTGTGCCGGCTGGCCGCCATGCGCAGCCATTTGCGCCGGATCAACCTCGGCGAGGAACGCGACCCCGCCATCGCGGCGGCCGTCGGCCTGGACCAGGACGGCATCGAGGCCATGTACCGGCTGCTCGCCCTCGCCAAGTACGAGGAGCGCTACGTCATCCCCACCAGCTACACCGCCGGGCCCGGCGGTGACACCCCCATGGATTCCTGCAGCCTCGACGGCGATGGGCTGCCCGGGATGATGCCGTACGACGACACCGACGCCTTCCACGCGCCCCCCGCCCCCCAACCCGCCGGGACCGCCTCCGGCCTCGCCGGCCGGGTCAACCTGCTGGGCTGGAACGGCCGCGGCCGCCCCGCCGGACTGTTCCCGAGGCGCAAGGGGGACACGCGGTGA
- a CDS encoding nitrate reductase subunit alpha encodes MVRRTAREGAETAASAVTERLLAVGTALRRVPVTPDLRAVYRTDQTVEDSPYRERWAHDRVVRSTHGVNCTGSCSWKVYVKDGLITWETQQTDYPSVGPDRPEYEPRGCPRGASFSWYTYSPTRVRHPLARGVLVELYREARDRLGDPVAAWAEITEDPVKRRRYQSARGKGGLVRIGWEEALEIAAAAHVHTLRAHGPDRIAGFSPIPAMSMASHAVGARFMALIGAPMISFYDWYADLPIASPQVFGDQTDVPESGDWWDAAYLMLWGSNVPVTRTPDAHWMAEARYRGQKVVVVSPDYADATKFADEWLHPHPGTDGAVAMAMGHVILKEFFVEREVPYFTDYVGRFTDLPFLVELAERDGRRFPGAFLTAAGLEDIEPGLAAHADEEARRWMPVLYDADTDRPVVPNGTLGDRWSKGGEGRWNLALEGITPRLTLHRTPDAATAEVELPRFDEPGASVRRTVPVRRLGERLVTTVFDLLLAQYAVGRPGLTGQWPTGYDDASAPSTPAWQEAITSVPAAAVIRAAREFAGTAEKTNGRCMIVMGAGTNHWFHSDTIYRSFLTLLLLTGCQGVNGGGWAHYVGQEKVRPYSGWQQLATAADWTRPSRQMAGTPYWYLHTSQWRYERYGADALASPTGQGLFTGRHTADLVAQSMRLGWMPSYPTFSANPLELGRRVKESGRPAGEWVAEQLASGGLEFACENPDAPENWPRVLTVWRANLIGSSAKGNEYFLRHLLGAQDNATAEETPPDRRPADLTWQDQTPRGKLDLLLALDFRMTSTTLFADLVLPAATWYEKHDLSSTDMHPYVHAFSPAIIPPWQARTDFDIFHGLARKLGELAAGRLDTAHDLVATALMHDTPGETAQPGGTVPDWRDGRTPAVPGVNLPNLALVTRDYTAVADRLAAFGPLAQQVGMQVKGITVTPDPESAWLAERCGTATRGAAAGRPLLDTDAKLCEAILALSGTTNGRIAAEGFARLAERCGPRSGLAALGASVAERRVVFSDTQARPVQVGASFEWSGKEAPDRRYAPFTINTEHRKPWHTLTGRQHFYLDHSWMAELGEQLPIYRPPLDLAALGEAPPGADGDEGRSVTVRYLTPHSKWSIHSEYQENLIMQTLARGGPVIWLSVPDAQAIGVSDNDWIEAVNANGVVVARAVVSHRMPTGTVFMYHVQERLVNVPKSEATGRRGGVHNALTKLLIKPTHLIGGYAQLSFAPNYYGPTGNQRDAVTVIRRRSQNVEY; translated from the coding sequence GTGGTGCGCCGCACAGCACGAGAAGGAGCCGAAACCGCCGCCTCGGCGGTGACGGAGAGACTGCTCGCGGTCGGGACCGCGCTCCGCCGCGTCCCGGTCACCCCCGACTTGCGGGCCGTCTACCGGACCGACCAGACCGTCGAGGACTCCCCCTACCGCGAACGCTGGGCGCACGACCGGGTGGTGCGCTCCACCCACGGCGTCAACTGCACCGGATCCTGCTCCTGGAAGGTCTATGTCAAGGACGGGCTGATCACCTGGGAGACCCAGCAGACCGACTACCCCTCGGTCGGCCCCGACCGCCCCGAGTACGAACCGCGGGGCTGCCCGCGCGGCGCCTCCTTCTCCTGGTACACCTATTCGCCCACCCGGGTGCGCCATCCCCTCGCCCGCGGCGTGCTGGTCGAGCTCTACCGGGAGGCCCGGGACCGGCTCGGCGACCCGGTGGCCGCCTGGGCCGAAATCACCGAGGACCCGGTCAAGCGGCGCCGCTACCAGTCCGCCCGCGGCAAGGGCGGGCTGGTGCGGATCGGCTGGGAGGAGGCCCTGGAGATCGCGGCCGCCGCCCATGTCCACACCCTGCGCGCCCACGGCCCGGACCGGATCGCCGGTTTCTCCCCCATCCCGGCCATGTCGATGGCCTCCCACGCCGTCGGCGCCCGCTTCATGGCGCTGATCGGCGCGCCCATGATCTCGTTCTACGACTGGTACGCGGATCTGCCGATCGCCTCCCCGCAGGTCTTCGGCGACCAGACCGACGTCCCCGAATCAGGGGACTGGTGGGACGCGGCGTATCTGATGCTGTGGGGATCGAACGTGCCGGTCACCCGCACCCCCGACGCCCACTGGATGGCCGAGGCCCGCTACCGGGGACAGAAGGTGGTGGTGGTCTCCCCGGACTACGCGGACGCCACCAAGTTCGCCGACGAATGGCTCCACCCCCACCCCGGCACCGACGGCGCGGTCGCCATGGCGATGGGACATGTCATCCTCAAGGAGTTCTTCGTCGAGCGCGAGGTCCCCTACTTCACCGACTACGTCGGGCGCTTCACCGACCTGCCCTTCCTGGTGGAACTGGCCGAACGCGACGGGCGCCGCTTCCCCGGCGCCTTCCTCACCGCCGCCGGCCTGGAGGACATCGAACCGGGCCTGGCCGCCCACGCCGACGAGGAGGCCCGGCGCTGGATGCCGGTGCTCTACGACGCGGACACCGACCGCCCCGTGGTCCCCAACGGCACCCTGGGCGACCGCTGGAGCAAGGGCGGCGAAGGCCGCTGGAACCTCGCCCTGGAAGGCATCACCCCCCGCCTCACCCTCCACCGCACCCCCGACGCGGCCACCGCCGAGGTCGAACTGCCCCGCTTCGACGAACCAGGCGCCTCCGTCCGGCGCACCGTCCCCGTACGACGGCTCGGCGAGCGGCTGGTCACCACCGTCTTCGACCTGCTCCTGGCCCAGTACGCGGTGGGCCGTCCCGGCCTCACCGGCCAGTGGCCCACCGGCTACGACGACGCCTCGGCACCGTCCACCCCGGCCTGGCAGGAGGCCATCACCTCGGTCCCGGCCGCGGCCGTGATCCGCGCGGCCCGCGAGTTCGCCGGCACCGCGGAGAAGACCAACGGCCGCTGCATGATCGTCATGGGCGCGGGCACCAACCACTGGTTCCACTCCGACACCATCTACCGCTCCTTCCTCACCCTGCTGCTGCTCACCGGCTGCCAGGGCGTCAACGGCGGCGGCTGGGCCCACTACGTCGGCCAGGAAAAGGTACGCCCGTACAGCGGCTGGCAGCAGCTGGCCACCGCAGCCGACTGGACGCGGCCGTCCCGGCAGATGGCGGGCACCCCGTACTGGTACCTCCACACCTCCCAGTGGCGCTACGAACGGTACGGCGCCGACGCGCTCGCCTCGCCCACCGGCCAGGGGCTGTTCACCGGCCGCCACACCGCCGACTTGGTCGCCCAGTCGATGCGGCTGGGCTGGATGCCCTCCTACCCCACCTTCTCCGCCAACCCCCTGGAGCTCGGCCGCCGGGTGAAGGAGAGCGGACGCCCGGCGGGGGAGTGGGTGGCCGAACAACTCGCCTCCGGTGGGCTGGAGTTCGCCTGCGAGAACCCCGACGCGCCCGAGAACTGGCCCCGCGTGCTCACCGTCTGGCGTGCCAACCTCATCGGCTCCTCCGCCAAGGGCAACGAGTACTTCCTGCGCCATCTCCTGGGCGCCCAGGACAACGCCACCGCCGAGGAGACCCCACCGGACCGCCGCCCCGCCGACCTCACCTGGCAGGACCAGACGCCCCGCGGAAAGCTGGACCTGCTGCTCGCGCTGGACTTCCGGATGACCTCCACCACCCTCTTCGCCGACCTCGTGCTCCCCGCCGCGACCTGGTACGAGAAGCACGACCTGTCCAGCACCGACATGCACCCGTATGTGCACGCCTTCTCCCCGGCCATCATCCCGCCCTGGCAGGCTCGCACCGACTTCGACATCTTCCACGGCCTCGCCCGCAAGCTCGGCGAACTCGCCGCCGGACGGCTGGACACCGCCCACGACCTGGTCGCCACCGCACTGATGCACGACACCCCCGGAGAGACGGCCCAGCCCGGCGGGACCGTCCCGGACTGGCGGGACGGCCGCACCCCCGCCGTACCGGGCGTGAACCTGCCGAACCTCGCCCTGGTGACCCGCGACTACACCGCCGTCGCCGACCGGCTGGCCGCCTTCGGCCCCCTCGCCCAACAGGTGGGCATGCAGGTCAAAGGCATCACCGTCACCCCGGACCCGGAATCCGCCTGGCTGGCCGAACGGTGCGGCACCGCCACCCGCGGCGCCGCGGCCGGCAGGCCGCTGCTCGACACCGACGCCAAGCTGTGCGAGGCCATCCTGGCCCTGTCGGGCACCACCAACGGGCGCATCGCCGCGGAGGGATTCGCCCGCCTCGCCGAGCGCTGCGGCCCCCGCTCGGGCCTCGCCGCACTGGGCGCCTCGGTGGCCGAACGCCGGGTGGTGTTCTCCGACACCCAGGCCCGCCCCGTCCAGGTCGGCGCCAGCTTCGAATGGTCCGGCAAGGAGGCCCCCGACCGCCGCTACGCGCCGTTCACCATCAACACCGAACACCGCAAGCCCTGGCACACCCTCACCGGCCGCCAGCACTTCTACCTCGACCACTCCTGGATGGCCGAACTCGGCGAACAACTCCCCATCTACCGGCCCCCGCTGGACCTCGCCGCCCTTGGCGAGGCCCCGCCCGGAGCCGACGGCGACGAGGGCCGCTCGGTCACCGTCCGCTACCTCACCCCGCACTCCAAGTGGTCCATCCACTCCGAGTACCAGGAAAACCTCATCATGCAGACCCTGGCCCGCGGCGGCCCGGTCATCTGGCTCAGCGTCCCCGACGCCCAGGCCATCGGCGTATCCGACAACGACTGGATCGAGGCCGTCAACGCCAACGGTGTCGTGGTCGCCCGCGCCGTGGTCTCCCACCGCATGCCCACCGGCACCGTGTTCATGTACCACGTGCAGGAACGGCTGGTGAACGTGCCCAAGTCCGAGGCCACCGGCCGCCGCGGCGGGGTGCACAACGCACTCACCAAGCTCCTCATCAAGCCCACCCACCTCATCGGCGGCTACGCCCAACTCTCCTTCGCCCCCAACTACTACGGCCCCACCGGCAACCAGCGGGACGCGGTCACCGTCATCCGGCGCCGCTCCCAGAACGTGGAGTACTGA
- a CDS encoding tellurite resistance/C4-dicarboxylate transporter family protein has translation MLRTTNGVGARNLPPGAFAPVMATGIVSQGLAAVGARGLSEALLAVAVVLYGGLLAKLVWRVVRFPREVAADLRDPARLFGFFTFVAGSDVLAVRLAAGPARVAAPALPVLAAPAAVFLLGCVGLLVRRLGAGGMVRRVDGAWFLCVVGVQSAVLAVAALAPGRARPVEALGWVAGVLLYAAVATVVACRLTRFGLGPRELSPPYWITMGACAISLLAGARLVHQGLGTPHLGAAIRVVLIALWGWATCLLPPLLAAGIWRHLLHRVPLRYEPSWWTIVFPTGMYAVSTAALGEAEGIHRLVLLGHLGVWVALGAWSLVAAVLVPTRWHRSTTADSSQKPGQER, from the coding sequence GTGTTGCGGACGACGAACGGGGTGGGGGCGCGTAACCTGCCGCCCGGTGCCTTCGCCCCGGTGATGGCGACCGGAATCGTGTCCCAGGGGCTCGCGGCAGTGGGCGCGCGAGGGTTGTCGGAAGCCCTGCTGGCCGTGGCCGTGGTGCTCTACGGCGGGCTGCTGGCGAAGCTGGTGTGGCGGGTGGTGCGCTTTCCGCGTGAGGTGGCCGCCGACCTGCGAGATCCCGCGCGGCTCTTCGGCTTCTTCACCTTCGTGGCCGGCTCCGATGTGCTCGCCGTTCGGCTGGCGGCGGGGCCTGCGCGAGTGGCCGCGCCGGCTCTGCCGGTGCTGGCCGCGCCCGCCGCCGTCTTCCTGCTCGGGTGTGTGGGGCTCCTGGTGCGCCGGCTCGGTGCGGGCGGGATGGTGCGGCGCGTGGACGGGGCCTGGTTCCTGTGCGTCGTGGGGGTCCAGTCCGCCGTCCTGGCCGTGGCGGCGCTGGCGCCCGGCCGCGCACGGCCGGTCGAAGCGCTCGGCTGGGTGGCCGGGGTGCTGCTGTACGCGGCGGTGGCCACCGTGGTCGCCTGCCGGCTGACGCGGTTCGGGTTAGGGCCCCGGGAGCTGTCGCCGCCCTACTGGATCACGATGGGGGCCTGCGCGATCAGTCTGCTGGCCGGTGCCCGGCTGGTGCACCAGGGGCTTGGCACCCCGCATCTCGGGGCGGCGATCCGCGTCGTCCTCATCGCCCTGTGGGGCTGGGCCACCTGCCTGCTGCCCCCGCTGCTGGCCGCCGGAATCTGGCGGCATCTGCTGCACCGGGTGCCCCTGAGATACGAGCCGTCCTGGTGGACCATCGTCTTCCCCACGGGCATGTACGCCGTGTCCACCGCCGCCCTCGGCGAGGCTGAGGGGATCCACCGTCTGGTACTCCTCGGGCATCTCGGGGTCTGGGTGGCTCTGGGGGCGTGGTCGCTGGTCGCTGCCGTGCTGGTGCCGACGCGATGGCATCGGTCGACGACAGCGGATTCAAGCCAGAAGCCGGGTCAAGAAAGGTGA
- a CDS encoding helix-turn-helix transcriptional regulator: MRNEVRQLRTVMGLSQQELGRALGVSRQTINAIEQSRYDPSLPLAIRMARYFGKTVEEIFHVD; the protein is encoded by the coding sequence ATGCGGAACGAGGTACGCCAGCTGCGCACCGTCATGGGGCTCTCCCAGCAGGAGCTGGGGCGGGCGCTGGGCGTTTCCCGGCAGACGATCAACGCCATCGAACAGTCTCGCTATGACCCCTCTCTGCCCCTGGCGATCCGTATGGCCCGGTACTTCGGTAAGACGGTGGAGGAGATCTTTCATGTCGACTGA
- a CDS encoding DUF2178 domain-containing protein codes for MSTDHKPETTRGQRWAVPAVGLAMGVVFIAIFLARHEPGMAAGGFATMAAYVLILVMASRRSEPAALLRGQQTDERRRAINQRASTFTLNVLVLVLLAGFVTELIRGHSGHPWDVLCGAGAVTYILATIYFSRRG; via the coding sequence ATGTCGACTGACCACAAGCCAGAGACCACCCGCGGCCAGCGCTGGGCCGTTCCAGCCGTGGGGCTGGCCATGGGCGTCGTCTTCATCGCGATCTTCCTGGCCCGGCACGAACCCGGAATGGCTGCCGGCGGCTTCGCCACCATGGCTGCCTATGTGCTGATCCTCGTCATGGCATCGCGCCGATCGGAGCCCGCCGCGCTGCTGCGCGGCCAGCAAACGGACGAGCGCCGTCGAGCCATCAACCAGCGCGCGTCCACGTTCACGCTGAACGTCCTGGTGCTGGTGCTCCTGGCCGGCTTCGTGACCGAACTGATCCGCGGACACAGCGGCCACCCCTGGGATGTGCTGTGCGGGGCAGGCGCCGTGACCTACATCCTCGCCACCATCTACTTCTCGCGCCGCGGCTGA
- a CDS encoding fatty acid desaturase family protein, whose product MSQTVAPSVSTAPGGATARQGSEFTPLLRKVKRQGLLERRRGWYARMITGNLLALAAVVTGLVLAQDTWWTLLLAVPLAVWSARTAYIGHDAGHAQIAAGRRAHRVIGLLHGNLLLGMSYAWWNDKHNRHHANPNHIDKDPDVGAGALVWTAQQAAVRRGFARWVTRHQAWLFFPMLLLEGIALKVSSVKDLRRQPLRERAIEGALLALHTAGYGALLLTCLPVGKAVVFALLHQALFGLHLGMAFAPNHKGMEMPDPAGERWGHLRRQVLTSRNVRGGPVTDWLLGGLNYQIEHHLFPNMPRPHLRLVQPLVREHCRSLGLPYAETGLLDSYRQGLRHMHTVGRAARPE is encoded by the coding sequence ATGTCTCAGACCGTCGCGCCGTCTGTGTCGACCGCACCCGGTGGCGCCACCGCGCGGCAGGGGAGTGAGTTCACCCCCCTGCTGCGGAAAGTCAAAAGACAGGGTCTGCTGGAGCGCCGCAGGGGCTGGTACGCGCGGATGATCACCGGGAACCTCCTCGCCCTGGCCGCCGTGGTGACCGGGCTCGTCCTGGCCCAGGACACCTGGTGGACGCTGCTGCTGGCTGTGCCGCTGGCCGTCTGGTCCGCCCGCACCGCCTACATCGGCCACGACGCCGGGCACGCCCAGATCGCCGCCGGCCGCCGGGCGCACCGCGTCATCGGGCTCCTGCACGGCAATCTGCTGCTGGGCATGAGTTACGCGTGGTGGAACGACAAGCACAACCGGCACCACGCCAACCCCAACCACATCGACAAGGACCCCGACGTCGGCGCCGGCGCACTGGTGTGGACCGCTCAGCAGGCGGCTGTGCGCCGCGGATTCGCCCGCTGGGTCACCCGCCACCAGGCCTGGCTGTTCTTCCCGATGCTGCTGCTGGAAGGCATCGCCCTGAAGGTGAGCAGTGTGAAGGACCTGCGGCGGCAGCCGCTGCGCGAACGGGCCATCGAGGGCGCGCTGCTGGCGCTCCACACGGCCGGTTACGGCGCCCTGCTGCTGACCTGCCTGCCGGTGGGCAAGGCCGTCGTGTTCGCACTCCTCCATCAGGCGCTGTTCGGGCTCCACCTGGGCATGGCCTTCGCGCCCAACCACAAGGGCATGGAGATGCCCGATCCGGCGGGGGAGCGGTGGGGCCATCTGCGCCGCCAGGTTCTCACTTCGCGCAACGTGCGAGGCGGGCCGGTCACCGACTGGCTCCTGGGCGGGCTGAACTACCAGATCGAGCACCACCTCTTCCCGAACATGCCCAGGCCTCACCTCAGGCTCGTACAGCCTCTGGTCCGGGAACACTGCCGCAGCCTCGGCCTCCCGTACGCCGAGACCGGACTGCTCGACTCCTACCGGCAAGGTCTGCGGCACATGCACACGGTCGGCCGTGCGGCCCGCCCCGAATGA